In Bradyrhizobium sp. WBOS07, the genomic window CTGCGAAGTTCCTTCTCCCAAACGTTACTTATTCGACACGTCCGGGGAGCGTCGCGATGCTGCCACCACATCTTCGCAGATCGTCCGCATCCGCATGTCGTGATGGCGTCGCCGGGGAACCGAGCGGAAGCGGTCGATGTTCACTCGGCCAGTAGCGAAACGAACAACAGAACAACGGGGCGTCAGCGATATGGATCATCTTTCTGGATACGCGCGCAGGCCATTTGCCTTTGTCTTGCGCTATCTTCGGATGCGAATGGCGTCGCATCTGGTGATCCTCACCGCGGTGGTCGGAGCGGTTGCCTGCTCCGTAGGCACCCAGTACGGGGTCAAATCTCTCGTCGACGCCTTGTCGGCGGGACCATCGCAGGGCGGTGGCGTATGGCTGGCATTCATTCTGCTCATGTCGCTGATCGCCGCCGACAACTTCCTGTGGCGGATCGCAAGCTGGACGGCGAGCTTCACCTTCGTCCGGGTCACGGGCGATTTACGGCGTGACATATTTCGTCATCTGACCGGACACGCACCCAGCTATTTCTCGGACCGGATGCCGGGGATGCTGACGAGCCGGATCACGGCGACCTCGAACGCGGTGTTCACGGTCGAGAACATGTTCGTCTGGAACGTGTTGCCGCCCTGCATCGCCACAATTGCGGCGATTGCGCTGATCGGAACCGTCAGTCCCTATATGGCGCTCGGCCTCATCGTGATCGCCGGCGGCATGGTTGTCACCATGTTTCACCTTGCCGCCGCCGGCAAGCCGCTGCACGACGATTTCGCCGACAAGGCGGCCGCGGTCGACGGAGAGATGATCGACGTCATCAGCAACATGCCGCTGGTGCGGGCCTTCTGCGGCATCGGCCACGAGCATGAGCGGTTCGACGCGACGGTGAACCGGGAGCTGACTGCGCGAAGCCGCAGCCTGCGCTATCTGGAAAAGCTGCGGTTGCTGCATGCCGCCGTGACCGTGCTTTTGACGATCGCGCTGATGGCCTGGGCCATCACGCTCTGGCAGAAGGGTGCGGCGACCACCGGCGACGTCGTGCTGGTCTGTACGCTCGGCATCTCCATCCTGAGCGCGACGCGCGATCTTGCGGTGGCGCTGGTCGACGTCACCCAGCACGTCGCGCGCCTGACCGAGGCGATCGCCACGCTGCTGGTGCCGCACGAGCTGCGCGATCACCCCGAGGCCGAGC contains:
- a CDS encoding ABC transporter ATP-binding protein; amino-acid sequence: MDHLSGYARRPFAFVLRYLRMRMASHLVILTAVVGAVACSVGTQYGVKSLVDALSAGPSQGGGVWLAFILLMSLIAADNFLWRIASWTASFTFVRVTGDLRRDIFRHLTGHAPSYFSDRMPGMLTSRITATSNAVFTVENMFVWNVLPPCIATIAAIALIGTVSPYMALGLIVIAGGMVVTMFHLAAAGKPLHDDFADKAAAVDGEMIDVISNMPLVRAFCGIGHEHERFDATVNRELTARSRSLRYLEKLRLLHAAVTVLLTIALMAWAITLWQKGAATTGDVVLVCTLGISILSATRDLAVALVDVTQHVARLTEAIATLLVPHELRDHPEAEPLVKSGAAIAFNNVTFGYPGGEKIFERFSLRLQPGQRVGLVGQSGGGKSTLFTLLQRFYDVDEGNVTIDGQDISKVTQLSLREAISVVPQDISLFHRSIRENIRYGRPNATDDEVLRAAIAARCDFIDGLPEGLDTMVGDRGVKMSGGQRQRIAIARAFLKDAPILLLDEATAALDSESEEAIREALSRLMRGRTVIAIAHRLATLRNFDRVVVLRNGKIIEDGSPERLMQGHGPYRELVTQEMSRLAQAAA